From Paraburkholderia sabiae, a single genomic window includes:
- the pyk gene encoding pyruvate kinase: MHRATKIVATIGPASSTQDILLQMIQAGADVVRLNFSHGTADDHRQRADFVREAARQAGREVGIMADLQGPKIRVGKFENGKTTLIAGNTFILDADCELGNDDRVGLDYKDLPRDLRAGDTLLLNDGLIVLTVSRVIGNEIHTVVKIGGDLSNNKGINRQGGGLTAPALTAKDMEDIRTAMSLGADYVAVSFPKNATDMEMARQLANIAGAPYGIKPKMIAKIERAEAIPALQGILEASDGIMVARGDLAVEVGNAAVPALQKRMIKMARDMNKFVITATQMMESMIHAPVPTRAEVSDVANAVLDGTDAVMLSAESAAGKYPVQTIETMAAICIEAEKSEHVELDKDFLDRTFTRIDQSIAMGALFTAYHLGAKAIVALTESGSTALWMSRHWTHVPIFALTPRTGSERAMAIYRNVTSLHLDTSSDRDIALAQALEVVVGKGYAARGDMVVLTVGEPMGQAGGTNTLKIVRVGEPV, from the coding sequence ATGCATCGCGCCACCAAGATTGTCGCAACCATCGGACCCGCTTCCAGCACCCAGGACATCCTGCTGCAGATGATTCAGGCGGGCGCCGATGTGGTGCGTCTCAACTTCTCGCACGGCACCGCCGACGACCATCGTCAACGCGCGGATTTCGTACGTGAAGCGGCCCGGCAGGCAGGCCGCGAAGTCGGCATCATGGCCGATTTGCAAGGCCCGAAGATTCGTGTCGGCAAGTTCGAAAACGGCAAGACGACGCTGATTGCCGGCAATACCTTCATCCTCGATGCCGATTGCGAGCTCGGCAACGACGACCGCGTCGGTCTCGACTACAAGGACCTGCCGCGCGACCTGCGGGCAGGCGACACGCTGCTCCTGAACGACGGCCTGATCGTGCTGACCGTCTCGCGTGTGATCGGCAACGAAATTCACACGGTTGTGAAGATCGGCGGCGACCTGTCGAACAACAAGGGCATCAACCGCCAGGGCGGCGGTCTGACGGCACCGGCGCTGACCGCGAAGGACATGGAAGATATCCGCACGGCGATGTCGCTGGGTGCGGACTACGTCGCCGTGTCGTTCCCGAAGAATGCGACCGACATGGAAATGGCGCGTCAGCTCGCGAACATCGCGGGCGCGCCGTACGGCATCAAGCCGAAGATGATCGCGAAGATCGAGCGCGCCGAGGCGATTCCGGCGCTGCAAGGCATTCTCGAAGCATCGGACGGCATCATGGTCGCGCGCGGCGACCTCGCCGTCGAAGTCGGCAACGCGGCTGTGCCCGCGCTGCAAAAGCGCATGATCAAGATGGCGCGTGACATGAACAAGTTCGTGATCACGGCCACGCAGATGATGGAGTCGATGATCCACGCGCCCGTGCCGACGCGCGCGGAAGTGTCGGACGTCGCGAACGCGGTGCTGGACGGCACGGATGCCGTGATGTTGTCGGCGGAATCGGCGGCGGGTAAATACCCGGTGCAGACCATCGAAACGATGGCTGCCATCTGTATCGAAGCCGAAAAATCCGAGCACGTCGAACTGGACAAGGATTTCCTCGACCGCACGTTCACGCGCATCGACCAGTCGATCGCAATGGGCGCGCTGTTCACCGCGTATCACCTGGGCGCGAAGGCGATCGTCGCGCTGACGGAATCGGGCTCGACGGCGCTGTGGATGTCGCGTCACTGGACGCACGTGCCGATCTTCGCGCTGACGCCCCGCACGGGCAGCGAGCGCGCAATGGCGATCTACCGCAACGTCACGTCGCTGCATCTCGACACCAGCAGCGACCGCGACATCGCGCTCGCGCAGGCGCTCGAAGTGG